One Carettochelys insculpta isolate YL-2023 chromosome 1, ASM3395843v1, whole genome shotgun sequence genomic window, TTTTTGTCATGTACACAACGGAGAACCACACAATTAGGTTACCTGCACATCCTTTTTTGGGGCATTCTGTCATTGACCGTGTGGTCAGATGACACATCTCAGtgaaattcctgagatgtggattAGACTCCATTCTGCTTCACCCGATTAGACATTCTTTCACAATTGTCTGCCCCACCTCCTATTGTGTGCTAACTTCAGATACAAGTACAGAGGcaatatttataacttcacaTATAAATATGATACAGATTTACAAGGATTCAGTGAATCTCTAGCTTTCATTACACACCTCACTTCatccacttggcacaagatttggtgcaaacatagGAAAATGGTAGCATTAATGGTtgacatgtttattttaaaatccaataacaAGATGGCCATGAATCCCCTTCCTCAGGATGGGAGCTGAGCCACAGATGTGTGACCCAAggtctgccccttccctgagggcTCTGCCATTTCATCACATTCAGTGACTTTCAAAGTTTTCATTTCCCATAGCATTGAAAAGGGGAAGCCCTGTTGGGCTGCAGACTCAGACAAACATCTTCATTTGTCCTGCTACAGGAAGTCTGAGCAAATGGTTGAACCATTATGATCCTTGGCCCTTTTGCTCTGATGATGACTGCAGAAACTTTGCTCCCCATCCAAAGGGTTTTCAGGCTGGTTTGATGCCCAAGATGTGGAGCGCTCTCTGCCTTATCCCCTGAGTTctcaccccatagatgatggggttcATCATGGGAGGGAAGATCAGGTAAGTGTTGGCAATTAGGATGTGAACATGGGGAGCCACATGGCCAAAACGGTGGCAGAGAAAGGTGAAGACTGCTGGAATGTAAAACACCAGCATGACGCAGACGTGGGAGCTGCAGGTTTCCAGTGACTTGAGCTGCGCCTCCTTGGAGTGGAGGCTGAAGATGGCTGAGAGGATCAGGATGTAGGAGATGACAATGAGAATAAAATCTAACCCCCCAGTGAGAAATGCTACGGCCAGACTGTAGAAATTCATGACTCTTGTATCCACACACGCCAGCTTGACCAGTGCCATGAATTCACAATAGGTGTGAGAAATTACATTAGTCCTGCAGtatgggagctgctgcagcaggaatggGTGTGGACCAAGTAACACAGCCCCCCTCATCACAATGCCCAGCCCTATCATGCCTACAGTACGATTGGTCAGGATGGCCGAGTGTCGCAGAGGGTTACAGATAGCAACGTAGCGATCAAACGCCATGGCCAGCATGAACCCAGACTCCATGGCTGTAAGGGAGTGAATCAGAAAACTCTGGGCCAGGCACATGTTGACGTGAATGGTCTGATCCCTGAACCAGAAATTGCAGAGGATTTTGGGCACAGCGGTGGTGGAGACGATGAGGTCAGCCAATGCTAACATGGCCAGGAAAAGGTACATAGGCTCATAGAGGGTCCGTTCCACCCTGATAAGAGCCAGGAGGAAGCCGTTCCCTAGGAGGGACAGGATGTAGGCggagcagaaggggatggagatccagacatgtTCCTCCTCCAGTCCTGGGATGCCGACGaggatgaaggtggaggggtgggaggtggtcCAGTTGGCAACTGCCATGGTGAGACCAGTTGAGTGTGTTCAATTCCACTGCATGGCTGTTTCCTGCCCCTATCACCAAGCATATAACAATCATAAATTGTCCCATGGGAAAATGAGACATGGTGCAATACGTGAGGGCTCAGTAGCCATTCACAGCATATTTTATTTTTCGCTGTACTCCTCTTATTACATGCACTAGAAAAGGTCTATGAAAAACCTTCCTGAAAATACATTCATCAGGCTGAGTCCTGAGCTAGTGTAAATTGGTGGAGAACCCTACGAATTGTACCCATCTACACCAGTTGGAAATATGGGCCAGCACTGTCAACTGAAGGTGAGTCTTGGTTCCCTTTGGTTTTATTAACTGTGCCTTGCCTTTAGAatggctgcagcagggaagggcatAGAAGTGCATTGAGGATTATCATGTATGTGGCTATTGTCCACAGATGGCTCAACCCGATGCATGTGGCCCAGTTCAGGCTAATTAGTCTCTTGGAAAGCATTTCATCATAAAGGACATAGCAGAGAAGGACCAGGAGCCTTAGAAGCAGCCTATATTGGTGAGAAGGTCGTGGAGGGACTGTGGATTGGCTACTCCAAAGCTTTCTCCAGGGCTCTCAAGCAAGCATCACTTGCTGAATaagaaaaagcagcagaaatgtagcactttaaggactagcaaaatgatttatttgctgatgagctttcatgggcgagccccacacttcttcagaccagtttaatttccaacacagactgacagttataagtacagaagaccaacaagaaaaaaaagaagaaagaaaaagacttGCAATAAAAACTCAAAAATCCAATAGGATAGAAGTGGGGGAAAGGGTGAGAGGAGCGccagaggaagggaagcattCCTTGCCGTGCGCGAGgtagctgatgtctctgttcataccacatgtccATGTGATAAGTTAGAATACGTACTCTATCTCACAAGTCTCACCCTCTAGTCTGTTGTTCAATTCTCAGCTACCTCCTGCGTTGCAAGaacagcttcccttcctttgatgcttgtaattatctcagacaggacaattgacatcccccacctctcacccccctcCTTCTATCCTactttctgtcccacgaaagctcatcactgaataaatcattttgttagtctttaaagtgctacatttctgccactTTGTttcgttggagtacagactaacacagccacctttcGGTTACTACTCAGCTTGCTTATTCCAGGATAGTTTAACCAGATTATGAGGCCACTTGACCCACAATTAAAGAGTCCACACCACTGTCTACAACTGTTCATATAAATCAGTTTAGTTGGAATGGCGCAGGTCTGTGAGCTTATTCACAGTAGCACAGTACAGGACGGAGCCTCTTCACAGCCCCTGATTCTGAACTCCTGAAGCTTCAGCTTGGCCCCTGATGCCCAGAGAGGTGGGGGCTCAAGGTCCCTCCCTAATCCATGTACAGGGGTTTGGGGACTCAGGTTGTGGTCCCTTCTCCAAGGTAATATTTGTTATTGGAAGGTGGTCATGGTGCAATAAAGCTTGAGAGTCTCAGGCCTAGACTCAGCTCTGTATTTATTCTTTAGTATTTTAGTGAGTTGTTTTAATTCTAATTAGCTGAAGACCCAGGACTTTTGGCCTTGCTTCTTCAAGCTTGTCCTGAATTAAACTTTAACTCTGTGGCGTTCTGTTCCGTGCATTCATCACGCTGAATTCACTGACTTTAGACACAGTTTGCTTGATCAGTATGGCATATACACACCCTTAGCATCCAGGGCACCAGCTCCATGGGGAAGAAGGAAATTCATGCTGAATTCACTTTTCCCATCCTAGCCCCAGTCAGTAACTGGCCCCTTGTGCCCTGCTAAATGTCCCCACAAGCTAAGCCCGTTTCCTGCAGACCGGTGTTCAAGTCATGTGGCCCAGACCCAAAGCTTGCCCCTGTCTGAACTTCCCTGACCTGGGACAACCTGTGGGATTCCCCTCAGCCACCTTTGTGCTCCTTCTGTGTTATGATGTGGAGCAGGTAACATTGACAAGGGCCATTTCTGGGCTCCAGAGCCCGGCACTCACCCAGCTCCTGTGAAGCTGAGAGGTTCTGAGCAGGCAGCAGGAGGTGTCTGGAGAATCTCTGTGAAGGGCCAGACGAGCTCTGGGGAGGGAGGTTTATAGCCTACGCTGTGGAATCCCAGCAGGGTTTCTGCCAGCCCTGaacagctgcagctcagcagtgAGTGTGAGACAGATAATCAGTTCCCTGCTTTTCCCCTGCCTTGGTGAATGGTCCcaagtgggagctgtggaggtcAGTGCACCAGGACAGTCCCCACATAGGTGTATGGTGCCCCAAGAGGCTTGGACAGGTCAATGCACCAGGGATAAGCGGTAGAGAAAGGGAAAGTTCATTAttgtaaaacaaattaaaagccaCACAGGGTTTGTTGAGGGTCATTAGCTCTAGTAGCCTCTTCAAATGCTGCGTGTTCTTCAATGAATTCGTAGATCTGACTGCAAGAGAATCACAGCTGCAGTTTGGCAGCAGAAATGAACAGTTGTGATAGCTGAAGTTCATGGGAGTGTTATTGTGATTCCATGGCTGAGGTCACAATGACACTCACTGCCTGTGGTCCAGCCAGCTCCAGCTTCAGGTCTGGGCCAGGTCTACCCTGCACAGGTGTCTGGCACCTGGCTGCTCCATGACCTTGAGGACTTCTCTGTGTGTTTCCTCCTGGTCATGCCAGAGTTGTGGCTCAGGATGTCACCACTGAGTGGCCAAGATTCAGAGCTTGTGCTGGCACTGGGGAGTTTCCCTGTAAGAGTCCCGAgacacccagcccttggcctagggcgggcggcacccaaaaggggttagaacaccagccccagcactcagttcggggcggtcagcagttcaccgttacaatacaatacaggccccagccctcagtccggggaggggcaacagcacaaggggttGAGGacaggcccagcgcgggctggccctgtcagggagggggtagggggtcgcagaccctcccactccactgcgacccggcccggggccctgggggtcactcacacacgaccacggcagtggggatccaggccgcaacacactgccatgggttgggcagcgtcgttccccaggccacttcctacctctacctccactggcggaaggtcccagtccatctggttggGGGTCCCGCAgagtcggtctcctccaaatcgtccaccttcgggggctccggccagtcgctcatgtcaacgtcattgggatagtcgggcggcggtagcacgctGGACCcgaggtgatcctgggcctgagggctgcagggatctgccaggactctggggcaggccactcctggggcttcttccaaggcggggggtctccgccggcgtgagggtcctggcaggtctgggaagtctgggtagtccccctggggcatctggatctggggttgttcggagccgctgggggcttgctcctccggcctggccgggcggcgacaggccctccgcccttggcgccggggagctcgtgcaggcgcttcctccctgcccggaggcccaggctttaatgggtcccgagccctgcccttggcctttctagccctgggccctgccctctgaggggcggggccactggtgttctggttcCGGGACCGCCCACCAGGgtctctgcgcagcctcctctgcctctgagtcagcaggaggccatactgactcactacattcCCACAGGGTCTACAAGAGTGTCTCAGCTGGGCTTGGCCTGTGGGTGCAGAGATCAGGCCTTGCCCTGGGATTGTAGCATCATGGAGAAGATGTAGCCCCCTTGGAGGGTACAACACCCTGCTGCCAACTCAGCATCTAATCAGTAATGGGAAAAAGCTTTGAGGTCCCACACGCCACCAGACTTTAAGGTCTCATCAAGGGCAACAGAGATCCACTGGCAAACACTCCTCTTGTAGAGGCAGCTGATACCAGCAGCTAGTGAAAAAGCAACACCAGGAAAAGCACGTCTATGAGTCTGAAAATGTGTCTACACTAAGgtattcccccagctggagatgtGGCATAATATCATCCCCTGGCCAACACTGCTGTACTTGCTAAAGTTTCTGGGGTAGCCCTTATTGAGAACAGCTTTAATTGAGATGCTCGTTATAAAAACATCTGCAGTCGTGCCTAATGGCTGCAGGGTGCTGGATGTTTCTCAGTCATGGCTCAAGCCAGGACATGATGCTGCGGCAGAATTTCTCTGTTAGCTGACTTAGAAATGGGAGGGCAGATGTTGGATCTTATCTGATGGTAGTGGATTTCTGGCAtttcttcagaactggttggagcGTTGAACATTTTCTGGGAAGGCTGAGCAATGGGTAATTTCTGGGCAAGTGTGGCAGGAGACCTGGAGACTGTATCTAGTGGGGAGAATTTTCAGTTACTTTTGATGAGGGCAAGTGACCAAAGCCCATTATTAAGTCAAAATATGGATGTAGTAATAAAGTGTCTGCCATCAATCAAATGTTAGCCCCTCCCCTTAGGCGCTGGCCACCTGTTTCTGGAAGGCCCACCTTTGTGGGTAGTACTTCCAAGGTCAAGCCAGACACATGACGAGAGGCAAAGGGTGTCATATTTCCCCTCTAAGAACTCCTCCCAGCATCTTCTACCAATCAGGATGGGTTTGGAATCCATAAGGCCACCTGGAGAGCAGGTTTGACCAAATAAGGCTAGTTTTGTGTGGTCAGTTGACCCACCCAGAAGTGGGTCATATGACCCCCGCAAGAGCTCCTCCTACCACCCTCTGCCAATCGTAGTGTAGCACTTCTTTGAATGTTCCAGCACTACACTAAAAGAAGCCATCTCGTTCCAAGAGTGCGTGTTTCACAAACTGGAAAAGCTGAAGGGAAACATGGAGCTGTTCACCACCTGCCTCAAAAGTCTggagtttgtttttgttctgaggTCTTTTGAGCACTCGTGGAACAATTGCTGAAGCAGAGAGAGTTCCAAGGAGGGAGCAGTTGCCAAAAGGACCTCTTTGGCCCAGCCACAGATGGATATGCCAGAACCTACCCCCAAGCCAATGAGTCTAGAAGCAGCCTGATGAGCTAGATTATCCCTCATTATCCACCTCTGCTGATGAAGGCAACCGTGGCTCCCAGGATTCACCAGAGAACAGGGTATCCAGAAATGATGTCAAAGATGTAAATGAGCAAGAGTGACGATTGAGGTTAGGGTATAATTGGGTTAGGCACTGACCTGGTCTCTCATTGATCTAAAAACAAACAGTGGGTGAGACTAAcactccttctttcccttttcctttttttttctttcttttatttttttaatgtatcgACAGCTCTATGATTCCTTTCTAGACGCCGTTCGGAAGTTGCACATTGACAGCCCTGAGGGAGTAAATCTACCTTGTACCAGCCGTTTTT contains:
- the LOC142002247 gene encoding olfactory receptor 52K2-like — translated: MAVANWTTSHPSTFILVGIPGLEEEHVWISIPFCSAYILSLLGNGFLLALIRVERTLYEPMYLFLAMLALADLIVSTTAVPKILCNFWFRDQTIHVNMCLAQSFLIHSLTAMESGFMLAMAFDRYVAICNPLRHSAILTNRTVGMIGLGIVMRGAVLLGPHPFLLQQLPYCRTNVISHTYCEFMALVKLACVDTRVMNFYSLAVAFLTGGLDFILIVISYILILSAIFSLHSKEAQLKSLETCSSHVCVMLVFYIPAVFTFLCHRFGHVAPHVHILIANTYLIFPPMMNPIIYGVRTQGIRQRALHILGIKPA